Proteins co-encoded in one Catenulispora sp. MAP5-51 genomic window:
- a CDS encoding response regulator transcription factor — MRVLVIEDDESTGASLAWGLRAEGYTVALAADGGEGLWQAMEHDFDLIVLDVMLPGLDGYQICSRLREAGNWTPILMLTAMDADLDQAEGLDLGADDYLTKPFAYPVLLARIRALLRRGTTPRPALLNAGDLTLDPATRVVRRAGQSIALTPGELAVLEYLLRADGRAVSKSELLEHCWDENSQSDPAVVEVRIHHLRRKIDAPFTAALVETVRGAGYRIDPRHS, encoded by the coding sequence ATGCGTGTCCTCGTCATCGAAGACGACGAATCCACCGGTGCGTCCCTGGCCTGGGGCCTGCGGGCCGAGGGCTACACCGTGGCCCTCGCCGCCGACGGTGGCGAGGGCCTGTGGCAGGCCATGGAACACGACTTCGACCTGATCGTCCTCGATGTCATGCTTCCCGGCCTGGACGGCTACCAGATCTGCTCGCGCCTGCGCGAGGCCGGCAACTGGACGCCCATCCTCATGCTCACCGCCATGGACGCCGACCTCGACCAGGCTGAGGGCCTCGACCTGGGAGCCGACGACTACCTCACCAAACCTTTCGCCTACCCGGTCTTGCTGGCCCGGATCCGTGCCCTGCTACGCCGCGGCACCACGCCGCGGCCCGCCCTGCTCAACGCGGGCGACCTGACCCTGGACCCGGCGACCCGCGTCGTCCGCCGCGCCGGCCAGTCGATCGCGCTGACCCCGGGTGAGCTGGCGGTGCTGGAGTACCTGCTGCGCGCCGACGGGCGCGCGGTGTCCAAGAGCGAGTTGTTGGAGCACTGCTGGGACGAGAACTCCCAGTCCGATCCGGCGGTCGTCGAGGTCCGGATCCACCACCTGCGCCGCAAGATCGACGCTCCGTTCACCGCGGCGCTGGTGGAGACCGTCCGGGGAGCGGGGTACCGCATTGATCCGCGCCACTCGTAG
- a CDS encoding sensor histidine kinase yields the protein MLATLAITVTVAVATAVLVATLVSSVRSNVTTTLNTYAESVAHSAVDGRWPTPLPPAPGDPGMWAQVVDSSGRVLAATQNVAGRPAMYMLTAGSTSPKPSPTLVGHGDEQVVAQRYVAGSTPVVVYAGGPTRLLSILTSDIRGHLLYTVPLVLLGAIGISWLLIGRTLRPVEHMRAEAAEITGSGLHRRIPEPDSDDEIGRLARTLNTMLGRLEDSAARQRRFVADASHELRTPVTAIRTTLEVGLAHPDQAPWPELATRATAEAARLQRLVDALLVLARADDDTLIGRREPVDLGRLARTVVDAAPARLPVEIDALPGIKVLGDADQLTRLIRNLLDNADSHADSWVRLTVAEAEPDTVVLEVADDGPGIAPADQERVFDRFVRVQAARDRKSGATAGTGLGLSIARDIVTAHGGTITVDDTHPRDENRSGAKFTVRLPIAGR from the coding sequence GTGCTGGCCACGCTGGCCATCACGGTGACCGTGGCCGTGGCGACCGCCGTGCTGGTCGCCACGCTCGTCAGCTCGGTGCGGTCCAACGTGACCACCACGCTGAACACCTACGCGGAATCCGTGGCGCACTCGGCCGTCGACGGACGCTGGCCCACTCCCCTGCCGCCGGCCCCCGGCGACCCGGGGATGTGGGCGCAGGTCGTCGACTCCTCGGGCAGGGTCCTGGCCGCCACCCAGAACGTCGCCGGGCGGCCCGCGATGTACATGCTCACGGCGGGCAGCACCTCGCCCAAGCCTTCACCGACCCTGGTGGGGCACGGAGACGAACAGGTGGTCGCGCAGCGGTACGTGGCCGGCTCGACGCCGGTCGTCGTCTACGCCGGCGGTCCGACGCGACTTCTCAGCATTCTGACCAGCGACATCAGAGGACACCTCCTCTACACCGTGCCCCTGGTCCTGCTCGGCGCGATCGGCATCTCCTGGCTGCTGATCGGCCGCACGCTGCGCCCGGTCGAGCACATGCGGGCCGAGGCCGCCGAGATCACCGGCAGCGGCCTGCACCGCCGCATCCCCGAACCGGACAGCGACGACGAGATCGGCCGGCTCGCCCGCACCCTGAACACCATGCTCGGCCGGCTGGAGGACTCCGCCGCCCGCCAGCGCCGCTTCGTCGCCGACGCCTCCCACGAGCTGCGCACCCCCGTCACCGCCATCCGCACCACACTGGAAGTCGGCCTCGCCCACCCCGACCAAGCCCCCTGGCCGGAGCTCGCGACCCGCGCCACCGCCGAGGCCGCCAGACTCCAACGCCTGGTCGACGCCCTGCTCGTTTTGGCGCGCGCCGACGACGACACCCTGATCGGCCGCCGCGAACCGGTCGATCTGGGCCGGCTGGCCCGCACGGTGGTCGACGCCGCCCCGGCGCGCCTGCCCGTCGAGATCGACGCCTTGCCCGGCATTAAGGTCCTCGGCGACGCCGACCAGCTGACCCGCCTGATCCGCAACCTGCTCGACAACGCCGACAGCCACGCCGACAGCTGGGTCCGCCTCACCGTCGCGGAAGCCGAGCCGGACACTGTGGTCCTGGAAGTCGCCGACGACGGACCCGGGATCGCCCCAGCCGACCAGGAACGGGTCTTCGACCGCTTCGTCCGGGTGCAGGCGGCACGAGACCGCAAGTCCGGGGCGACCGCGGGCACCGGGCTCGGGCTTTCCATCGCCCGCGACATCGTCACCGCCCATGGCGGCACCATCACCGTCGACGACACCCATCCCCGCGATGAGAACCGCAGTGGCGCGAAGTTCACGGTCAGGCTGCCGATCGCCGGCCGATAG
- a CDS encoding alpha/beta family hydrolase: MSDRANSMADTGPAMEFVPTPVGAAGITWYPAPGAPRAVALLGHGTATGVEAADLQALAAALPARGVSVALVTQPYRMNRTRDGSDEPSLDTAWRAVWPIAADLGVPVISGGRSAGSQVACRTAERLGAHAVLALAYPLLGPGSSRELLATGRPTLVLQGTRDPFGRPEQFPALPAEIELVEIAGANHTFGTPSGTAHPETMALITATASQWIERQLART; the protein is encoded by the coding sequence ATGAGTGACCGGGCGAATTCGATGGCTGACACCGGGCCGGCGATGGAATTCGTGCCCACCCCCGTCGGCGCGGCAGGAATCACCTGGTACCCCGCACCCGGCGCGCCGCGCGCTGTGGCCCTGCTCGGCCACGGCACAGCCACCGGAGTGGAGGCAGCAGACCTGCAAGCACTCGCCGCAGCCCTCCCGGCCCGGGGAGTCAGCGTCGCCCTGGTGACCCAGCCGTACCGGATGAACCGCACCCGCGACGGCTCCGACGAGCCCTCGCTCGACACCGCCTGGCGGGCCGTCTGGCCGATCGCCGCCGACCTGGGCGTCCCCGTCATCTCCGGTGGCCGCAGCGCCGGATCCCAAGTGGCCTGCCGCACCGCCGAGCGACTCGGCGCGCACGCCGTACTCGCCCTGGCCTATCCGCTGCTTGGACCCGGCAGCTCCCGAGAACTGCTTGCGACTGGCCGACCCACCCTTGTCCTGCAGGGCACGCGCGACCCCTTCGGCCGCCCCGAGCAGTTCCCGGCCTTGCCGGCCGAGATCGAACTCGTCGAGATCGCCGGCGCGAACCACACCTTCGGCACCCCCAGCGGCACTGCCCACCCGGAGACGATGGCCCTCATCACCGCTACGGCATCTCAGTGGATCGAGCGACAGCTGGCGCGGACCTGA
- a CDS encoding LysR family transcriptional regulator: MTISLRQLEYFIAVVDEGSFTRAAEVLGMSQPGLSHQIQALERELGGPLLERLPRQVRLTPAGRTALPHARASLAHAQRASSAARRASGVETGELHVGTLYSISTGVLPGALRTWRREYPELQVHLVEFPHTNDLIAAMEAGAADVAVGPTPPNWDGPCRTIGVEEFVIAAAPDALPYPDGAQVPMVDLAQQEWVHYTARSGLSDILNAACGQAGFTPKLSVRTEQSASALSLARAGIGLALLPGNIVPRHFDGALLRPDPPVLRPLSVYTRVRPDPITAAFVSAISVETLVTPTHITDRLGPPTR, from the coding sequence ATGACAATTTCCCTGCGCCAACTGGAGTACTTCATCGCCGTCGTCGATGAGGGCTCGTTCACCCGCGCCGCGGAAGTGCTGGGCATGAGCCAGCCGGGCCTGTCCCACCAGATCCAGGCCCTGGAACGGGAGCTCGGCGGGCCACTGCTGGAACGCCTACCGCGCCAGGTCCGGCTGACTCCAGCCGGCCGCACCGCCCTGCCACACGCTCGGGCGAGCCTGGCCCACGCGCAACGTGCCTCCAGCGCTGCCCGCCGGGCATCCGGCGTGGAGACCGGCGAACTGCACGTGGGGACCCTCTACTCAATCAGCACCGGGGTGTTGCCCGGGGCGCTGCGTACCTGGCGGCGTGAGTACCCCGAACTCCAAGTCCACCTGGTCGAGTTTCCCCACACCAACGATCTGATCGCGGCGATGGAGGCCGGAGCCGCCGACGTCGCGGTCGGCCCCACCCCGCCGAACTGGGACGGGCCCTGCCGGACGATCGGCGTCGAAGAGTTCGTCATCGCCGCGGCTCCCGACGCCCTGCCCTATCCCGACGGTGCACAAGTCCCGATGGTCGATCTCGCACAGCAGGAGTGGGTGCACTACACCGCACGCAGCGGCTTGTCCGACATCCTCAACGCCGCCTGCGGGCAAGCCGGCTTCACTCCCAAACTCTCGGTGCGCACCGAGCAGAGTGCGTCCGCACTCAGCCTGGCCCGCGCGGGGATCGGCCTCGCCCTGCTGCCCGGAAACATCGTCCCCAGGCACTTCGACGGCGCCCTGCTGCGCCCTGACCCGCCCGTTCTGCGGCCCCTGTCGGTGTACACCAGAGTGCGCCCCGACCCGATCACCGCAGCCTTCGTCTCCGCGATCTCAGTCGAAACCCTCGTCACCCCGACCCACATCACCGATCGACTCGGTCCGCCGACACGGTAG